The Dysgonomonas mossii genome contains the following window.
TTACACCAGGACTTGGTGATGCAGGCGACCGTCTGTTTGGCACTAAATAATAATAGGAGGATTTTATTACAATGAAGAAAATTATGACGATATTTGGTACGCGACCTGAAGCTATTAAAATGGCACCTTTGGTTTCAGAACTGAAAAATGATCCGGAGTTACAACCAATTGTAGTTGTGACTGCACAACATAGAGAAATGCTGGACTCAGTTCTTGAAACATTTGATATCACACCAGATTATGATTTGAATATCATGAAACAAGGGCAAACACTTTCTGAAGTAACTTCTAGAGTGCTAGGTGGACTTGAAAGTGTTATTCAAGAAGTGAAACCAGATATGATATTGGTACATGGAGATACAACTACTACTTTTTCTTGT
Protein-coding sequences here:
- a CDS encoding UDP-N-acetylglucosamine 2-epimerase, yielding MKKIMTIFGTRPEAIKMAPLVSELKNDPELQPIVVVTAQHREMLDSVLETFDITPDYDLNIMKQGQTLSEVTSRVLGGLESVIQEVKPDMILVHGDTTTTFSC